Sequence from the Hamadaea flava genome:
GCACCGGACCGGCGGCGTCGAAGCCACGCAGGTTCGCGTGCAGTACGCCGTCCGGGAAGCGATCGGCGACCCGATGCGCCCAGTGCAGTGCGAGCGAGGTCTTGCCGACGCCGGCCGTCCCGCTGATCGCGGCGATCCGCGCCCCTTCGTCGAGCAGCTTGTCGAGAATGGACAGCTCCTCGGCCCGGCCGGCGAACCCGCTGATCGCCGCCGGGACCTGCATCGGCTTGCGCTGCGGCAGATCGATCTGCGGATCGCGGAGGAGGATCTGCTGGCGAAGCCGCCGCAGGTCGGAGCCGGGATCGAGGCCGACCTCCTCAGCGAGCGCCCGCTCGACACCCGCGTACGCGTCCAGCGCCTCCGGCGCGCGCCCGGCCCGATAGAGCGCCAGCATCAACTGCCTCGCCGGACGTTCCCGCAGCGGATCGGCGGCGACCGCCGCGGACAACTCCTCCAGCAGCTCGCCGTGGCGACCCAAGCGCAGCAGCGCGTCGGCCCGATCGTCGGCCGCCGCGATTCGGGCCTGTGCCAGCCCGAGGCAGAGCTGATCGCGTACCTCGGCGGGGACCACCCCGGCCAGCGCCTCCCCATGCCACAACGACAGCGCCTCATCGAGCAGGCGTACCGTCTCGGTGTCGTCGCCGGTCTGCGCGGCCTGGTGGACGAACTGCCGGAAGCGGTACGCGTCCACGGCCAGCGGATCGGCCCGCAACAGATAGCCACCGCCGCGCGCCTCGATCTCAGCCCAGCCCTGCAACGCCGTACGCAGATCCGACGCACACACCCGGACGGCGTGCACAGCCGTCCGCGGCGGAGCCACCGGCCACATCAAGTCGACGATGCGCTCCACCGGCAGCGCCCGGTTGACCTCCAGCGCGAGCAGCCCGAGCAGATAACGTCGTTTGCGCGGGCCCAAGGGGATCGCCGTGCCTTCGGCGTACGCCGCCACCGGCCCGAGCACGCGGATCTCCATACCCGAGATGGTGCCGCAGACCGCACGGCTTCGGCAGGGAAGACCAAGATTCCGGACATCAGCCGACTCTTCCCTTCCCTCGCGCCCGCGCGTTCGGCACGCTGTCTGCGACGGGGTTCTTCGGGGAGGGAGACGGCGATGAGCCGGGTGTCGGACGCGATCGCGGCCGGTGGGACGTGGCGGCGATTCTGGTGGCACTACCTCCAGATGGTGATCGCCATGATGATCGGCATGGCCCTGGCGCCACTGGCCCGGATGCTGTTCACCGCGCTCGGCGCGGAGGACGCGTACGCCCGCGCCGACGTCATGCTGCTCGTCATGGCGACGACCATGGTCATCGGCATGACCGTGTGGATGCTGATCCGCCGCCACGGCTGGCGCCCGATCGCCGAGATGGCGGCGGCGATGTACGTCCCGTTCCTGGTCCTGCTGCCGTTCCTGTGGACCGGCCTGATCGACCGGATGATCCTGTCGACGGCGGGCCACGTGCTGATGTTCCTCGCGATGGCGGGTGTGATGCTGCTGCGCCCGGCGGAGTACATGCTCCCGCACGGCGCACACCATCACGCCGGGCACTTGGAGCACGCCGCTCACGCCGAGCACGCCCCTTCCACCGAATCCTGAGCCACCGCCGGGGCAGCCCGCCGGGAGACGGTGCGGTTGAATCACACGATGGGGACGGCCAAGATTCGCCGGCTCGCCGAGCGAGCCCATCGGGGACAGCTGTACGCGGGCGGCGGGATGTTTGTCCCACATCTCGAACGGGTCGCCCAGTTGGTCGCCGGGCACGGCGGCAGCACGGCCGCGGTGCAGGCCGCTTGGCTGTATGGCATCCCCACGATGGGCGTCTCCACGGACGAGCTTCTCCGGCAGGGCGTTCCGCCTCGAGTCGTCGACATCGTGGACGCGCTCCAGCGGCGTCGCGAGTCTCCATCGATGTTCACCGACCGGCTCCTCCCCAATCGATCAGCGGCGCTGGTGCGGTATGCCGTCCTCGCCGAAATGAGCCAGCACCTGGCGAAGGAACACCGTTACGCGTACTTCCGCGAGCAGCATGTACGCCTGAGCGATCACCTCGGCTTGCCGCGGCCGGCTCAGGTCGACCAGCCACTTGCGCGCGATCTCGGCGACCTGCTCGGGTGGCGGCCCGCAGCCGACGAACACTGGGGTTCATTCGCTCGACAGCTCGCCGTGGATCAGGGGCCGGACGCCTTACCGATCCTGCTCACCGCGTACCGGGAGCGAGCCGACGCCGGACTGGCCGAGTGCTGTGTGCGCGCCGTCATGAGCGCGATCTACCAGATCGCCAGCGCGCCCAAGGATGTCCCGGTCGACCAGCTGATCGACCTCGGCAACCAGTGGTGGTCGTCGGCGGACACCTGGGAGGAAAGAGCGGCCGTCGCGGCCAGGGCGGCCACCGGCGAATCGATGGACTGGGCGACCCTACTTCCCAAGATCGAGGCCGATGACCCGTGGGTCGCCGTCGCCGCGATCAAGTGTCTCACCGGCCATGGCGAGGATGACGAAATCGCGGTGCTCGGTCGTATCGTGGCCAAGCCCGATCCAAAGTGGCGATGGGCTCATCGCGCGGCCGTCCAGCGGCTGATCCAGATCGGCGGCCTCGCCGTCGACGGCGTACTCGATCAGGAGTACCTACACCCGGCGGAGCCACCTTGGCGTCGCGATCCCGACTGGCTTCGCCGTCACGCGACAGGGTTGGTGCCGCTGATGATCGAACGGCTCGCCGACCCCGCCTGGTCCTTCGAAGCGCCTTACCTCCTGGGAAAACTGCGGGCCGAAGAAGCAATCGGTCCCCTCTGCGAAGTTGTCGCCACACGAGATTGGGCAACGCCGCACATCGAGGCGCTCGGCAGGATCGGGCACCCCGATGCTGTCCCGGCACTGCTCGTGAGGACCCGCCATGCGCGATACGAGGTACGCGACGCGGCGCTACGGGCGCTGAATCGAATCGGCGATCTTCGTGTGATCGACGCCGCCGTCGAAGCGTTGGACGATCCACACCCCGCTGTACGCGATCGAGCAGCGCGCGTACTCATTCGCCGGCCTCACGAGCTGACGGTGCCGCAGCTGATCCGGCTTTGTGACGGCCGGCACGCCGCCGGTGCGGCCGAGGCGCTGGCTCGGGTCGGCGACGAACGCGCGGTGCCGACCTTGTGGCAGCTGTTTCGCACCGCACCCGATCGACGGACCCGCCACGCGGCCGGCCGTGCCCTGGCCCGCATCGACGGGCCGCAGTCGTACGTCTTCGGTGACGACATCCGGGTTCGGCGGGCGTACATCTGGCTGCTCGGCCACAAGCCGGAATGGCATCGGGCCTCGATTCTCCGATCAGCCCTGACCGATGAGGACGCCTTGATCCGGGCAAGAGCCGCCGAAGCACTCGCCCGCCTCGGCGATGCCGCCGAGCTGGAGCAGATCCGGGCCCTGCTGACCGACCCGGACCACCGCGTACGCGCCACAGCCGCGACCGCACTGCGCCGGCTCGACCCGACTCCCCATGGCTAAGAGCCTCTCGGTGAGCGACGGTCGCATCCTGATCGGCTCGATCAAGTGCCCGTGGTCTGCGTTTCGACCCCGATTTCGGTGATCATGCGCCTGTCATCTGCGCGGAGAGGCTGTTTTCCGAATACCAACGGCTCACGATCTTGGAAATCGGCCGAAAATCGCAGACAGAGGGCGCACTGCGCCGGAGCCGGGGGCGCTTCAGCGCGGGGGCGCGGTCGAGGCGCGTACCACCAGCTCGGGCTGGAACCGGATCTCGCGATGGTCGTGATCCGGCGCTGACTCCGCCAGCAGCAGTTCCGCCGCCGCCTTACCGACCGAGTACGGGGGCTGCCGCACCGTGGTCAGCGGTGGGGTCAACCGGCGGGCGAAGCTCAGGTCGTCGTAGCCGACTATCGACAGGTCCTGCGGTACGCGTACCCCTTCGGTCTCCAGACCGTCGAGCAGGCCGAGGGCGGCGGTGTCGTTGAGGCAGACGACCGCCGTGACCTCGGGTGAGGCGGACAGGATTTCGCGGGCGGCAGCGGCCGCGGCGTCGACGAGCGACGGCGGGCGCATCCGCAGGCGCAGGTCGAGCAGCGCATCGGCGGGGTCGAGCCCGGCGGCGATGATCGCCTGCCGCAAGCCTTCGCGGCGGCCGGCGACCGGGGCTGGGTCCACTGTGTCCCCCAGGTACGCGATCCGCCGGTGGCCGAGGGCGAGCAGGTGTTCGCCGGCCAGTTGCCCGCCGAGGACGTCGTCGACGGTGACCGCGCAGAGGTCGAGGTCACCGCGCGGGTGGTCGATCAGGACGACCGGCGTGCCTTGGCGGCTCAGCGTCAGCAGCCGAGTCGGGTCGACTTCGATCGGGGAGATGATCACGCCGCGGACGGCCTGGGCCTGGAGCAGCTTGAGTAGCCGGGTCTCCTTGTCCTCCCGCAGGTCGGTGCTGCACGCCAGCAGGAGGCAGCCTTCGGCGGCGAGCCGGTCCTCGATGCCCCGGTTGACCTCGGCGTAGAACGGATTCGCCAGATCCAGCGTGACGCTGCCGACGATCGGACTCGGTACGCCCCGCAGCTGCCGGGCCGGTCCGTGTGGGACGTAGCCGACCCGATTGATCGCCTCCTCGACCCGGCGCCGGGTCTCCGGAGCCACAATGGACGGACGGCTGAGCACGTTGGCCACTGTGGAGACGGAGACTCCGGCCGCTCGCGCGACCTCGCGCATTCCACTGCGACGGCTGCGGTCGCTCATGGCACCTCCCCCGATTGCCACTGGAGAACATAGAAGCGTATCGTTCACGGTCTCCATGGATTTACAAACGTTACAACCGTCGAGGAAGGGTCATGAAGAAAGCACTGCTAGCCCTCAGTGCCGCTGCGCTCACAGCGGCCGCGTCGTTGTTCGTCTTCGCTCCGCCCGCGTACGCCGCCACTGGGCTGCACATCAGCGGACGGAACGTCGTCGAGGCCAACGGCCAGAACTTCATCATGCGCGGGGTCAACCACCCGCACGTCTGGTACACCAGCCAGACCAGCTCGTTCGCCAACATCAAGGCCCTGGGCGCCAACACCATCCGGGTGGTGCTCGGCAGCGGCAAGCGCTGGGGCCCGTCGAGCGACGTCGCCAACGTCATCAACCTCTGCAAGCAGAACAAGATGATCTGCGTCCTGGAGGTGCACGACACCACCGGGTACGGCGAGGACGGCGCGGCCGCGACCCTCGACGAGGCGGTCAACTACTGGATCACGCAGAAGAGCGTGCTGGTGGGCCAGGAGAACTACGTCATCATCAACATCGGCAACGAGCCGATCGGCAACACCAACCCGAGCCAGTGGATCGACGCGACCTCGAACGCCGTGAAGAAGATGCGCAGCAACGGGTTCGAGCACATGCTGATGGTCGACGCCCCGAACTGGGGCCAGGACTGGCAGAACGTCATGCGCGACAACGCGCAGACCATCTGGAACGCGGACACGCTGAAGAACACGCTGTTCTCGATCCACATGTACAGCGTCTACAACCAGGCCGCGACCATCACCTCGTACTTCGACGCCTTCCAGACCAAGGGACTGCCGCTGGTGATCGGCGAGTTCGGCTGGCAGTTCAGCTCCAGCGAGGTCGACCACGAGACGATCCTCGCCCAGGCGCAGGCCCGCGGTCTGGGCTATCTGGGCTGGTCGTGGAGCGGCAACACCGATCCGATCCTGGACATGGCGACCGGCTTCAACCCCGCCACGCTCACCACCTGGGGTCAGCGCATCTTCAACGGCGCCAACGGCATCAAGGCCACCGCGAAGGAGGCCGCCATCTTCAGCGGCACGACGTCTCCGACGTCGTCGACCTCGGCCTCGCCGTCCATCTCGCCGTCGACGTCTCCCTCGGCCTCGACGTCTCCGTCGACCTCGCCGACGACGTCACCCACGTCGGGCGGCGGAAAGACCTGCACGGCGACCTACACGATCGTCAACTCGTGGCCGGGTGGCTTCCAGGCTGACGTCAAGGTCACCGCCGGCAGCGCCGCGATCAGCGGCTGGGCGGTCAGCTGGACGTTCGCCAACGGCCAGACGGTGACGCAGATGTGGGGCGCCACCCCGACCACCAGCGGGGCCACCGTGACCGCCCGGAACGTGAGCTACAACGGCAGCCTCGCCGCGGCGGGCAGCACGAGCTTCGGGTTCCTCGGGTCGTGGAACGGCACCAACACCGCGCCGACGCCGTCCTGCTCGGCGAGCTGAACAGCTCAGCACCACCCTGAACGGCCTGGGCCGGGAGCCATCGCGCACCCGGCCCAGGCCGTTCGCCATCGTGGACGCCGCGTTGGTGAGAGAGTACTCTCTCACCATGACTCACCCCGTCACCGTCCACACGCTCCCGTCCGGCGTACCGGCGCCTGAGCGCCGCCGCTGGCCGGTGCTGGCGCTGATCAGCGTCGCGCAGTTCATGCTCGTCCTCGACATCACCGTCGTGAACGTCGCGCTGCCCGACATCGGCACCGGCCTGACCCTGCCCCGCTCCACCCTGACCTGGGTCGTCACCGCGTACACGGTGTTCTTCGGCGGGCTGATGCTGCTGGGCGGCCGGCTCGCCGACGCGTTCGGCGCCCGGCGGCTCATCCTCACCGGCCTCGCCATATTCACCGCGGCCTCGCTCGCCTCCGGGCTCGCCGGCTCGGCCGGCCTGCTCATCGGCGGCCGGATCGGCCAGGGCATCGGCGCCGCACTGCTGTCACCCGCCGCGCTGGCCACCGTCACCACGACCTTCCACGGCGCCGAACGCACCAAGGCCCTCGGCGTCTGGGCCGCGCTGGGCGGCGCCGGCTCCGCGATCGGCGTACTGGTCGGCGGGGCACTGACCGCGGGCCCCGGCTGGCGGTGGATCTTCTTCGTCAACGTCCCCGTCGGGCTCGCGCTCCTGGCGACGCTCCCGGCCGTGCTCCCCCGGCATCATCAACGGGTACGCACAACGATCGACGTCCCCGGCGCACTGCTCGTCACCAGTGCCACGGCAGCGTTGATCTACGGGATGGTGCGCGCCGGCGACACGG
This genomic interval carries:
- a CDS encoding cellulase family glycosylhydrolase, translating into MKKALLALSAAALTAAASLFVFAPPAYAATGLHISGRNVVEANGQNFIMRGVNHPHVWYTSQTSSFANIKALGANTIRVVLGSGKRWGPSSDVANVINLCKQNKMICVLEVHDTTGYGEDGAAATLDEAVNYWITQKSVLVGQENYVIINIGNEPIGNTNPSQWIDATSNAVKKMRSNGFEHMLMVDAPNWGQDWQNVMRDNAQTIWNADTLKNTLFSIHMYSVYNQAATITSYFDAFQTKGLPLVIGEFGWQFSSSEVDHETILAQAQARGLGYLGWSWSGNTDPILDMATGFNPATLTTWGQRIFNGANGIKATAKEAAIFSGTTSPTSSTSASPSISPSTSPSASTSPSTSPTTSPTSGGGKTCTATYTIVNSWPGGFQADVKVTAGSAAISGWAVSWTFANGQTVTQMWGATPTTSGATVTARNVSYNGSLAAAGSTSFGFLGSWNGTNTAPTPSCSAS
- a CDS encoding LacI family DNA-binding transcriptional regulator, translated to MSDRSRRSGMREVARAAGVSVSTVANVLSRPSIVAPETRRRVEEAINRVGYVPHGPARQLRGVPSPIVGSVTLDLANPFYAEVNRGIEDRLAAEGCLLLACSTDLREDKETRLLKLLQAQAVRGVIISPIEVDPTRLLTLSRQGTPVVLIDHPRGDLDLCAVTVDDVLGGQLAGEHLLALGHRRIAYLGDTVDPAPVAGRREGLRQAIIAAGLDPADALLDLRLRMRPPSLVDAAAAAAREILSASPEVTAVVCLNDTAALGLLDGLETEGVRVPQDLSIVGYDDLSFARRLTPPLTTVRQPPYSVGKAAAELLLAESAPDHDHREIRFQPELVVRASTAPPR
- a CDS encoding HEAT repeat domain-containing protein, which encodes MGTAKIRRLAERAHRGQLYAGGGMFVPHLERVAQLVAGHGGSTAAVQAAWLYGIPTMGVSTDELLRQGVPPRVVDIVDALQRRRESPSMFTDRLLPNRSAALVRYAVLAEMSQHLAKEHRYAYFREQHVRLSDHLGLPRPAQVDQPLARDLGDLLGWRPAADEHWGSFARQLAVDQGPDALPILLTAYRERADAGLAECCVRAVMSAIYQIASAPKDVPVDQLIDLGNQWWSSADTWEERAAVAARAATGESMDWATLLPKIEADDPWVAVAAIKCLTGHGEDDEIAVLGRIVAKPDPKWRWAHRAAVQRLIQIGGLAVDGVLDQEYLHPAEPPWRRDPDWLRRHATGLVPLMIERLADPAWSFEAPYLLGKLRAEEAIGPLCEVVATRDWATPHIEALGRIGHPDAVPALLVRTRHARYEVRDAALRALNRIGDLRVIDAAVEALDDPHPAVRDRAARVLIRRPHELTVPQLIRLCDGRHAAGAAEALARVGDERAVPTLWQLFRTAPDRRTRHAAGRALARIDGPQSYVFGDDIRVRRAYIWLLGHKPEWHRASILRSALTDEDALIRARAAEALARLGDAAELEQIRALLTDPDHRVRATAATALRRLDPTPHG